A single genomic interval of Romboutsia ilealis harbors:
- the mfd gene encoding transcription-repair coupling factor, which produces MNDIFVYPLQNSKEYKDIINCINNNKGSLLINGLLAVQKPHIAYSMYRDLNRQTIFITNSDLEAKKVYDDLSFYMKDKVEYLGYQDILFYHLDAKDRSEEAKGLKVLLKLAKGDNIILVTSIEAVMRKYIPKERLLENIYTYKIGDVINLEKLSETLVNLGYERVSKIEGFGQFSIRGGIIDIFSLEYNNPIRMELFDDEIDSIRTFDVFSQKSIEKIKQFSITPSREFIYPENVKDAVAKIKKDTGKHTNEDVSLNIDNINSKTYFQGIENYIDYLYPEENKSIFTYLQENAIVFFNDISRTKERCENYLNEFKENYKLNLERGLAIKNQGKLLYTYNDLDFLSEGRKLVLNTLLPKPINDFNVKSIVNFDSREVPTFNAKVDTLVEELNRLKYNGYKIVLATNTYDRAKKLHADLLDLGLESTISKDRDIEIKSSQIVIIPARITSGFEYKSIKFVAITDNEMIGVHKRTSTSKTKKHKKGKKIESFLDLNIGDYVVHENSGVGRYTGIEQISVNNIKKDYMKLVYQGGDNLYVPIDQMDKVQKYIGVEEDRVKLNKLGTNEWTKAKAKVKKEIEDMTKELIELYAKREKVKGYKFSKDTPWQGEFESLFPHQETDDQLKAIEETKKDMESDKVMDRLICGDVGYGKTEVAIRAVFKACMDQKQVAVLVPTTILAQQHYNTFKERFENYPIRVEVLSRFKTPKQQKQIIEDAKKGLVDVLIGTHRIISKDINMPNLGLVVIDEEQRFGVKHKESLKKIKSTVDVLTLSATPIPRTLHMSLSGIRDMSVIEEPPQERHPVITYVTEAKESIIQDEIERELGRGGQVFFVYNRVERIEEMASMIQRLVPDAKVAVAHGRMTSKDLENIILGFLNKEFNVLVCTTIIETGMDISNANTMIVYDADKMGLAQLYQLRGRVGRSTRQGYAYLMYEKDKVLSEIAEKRLKAIREFTEFGSGFKIAMRDLEIRGAGNILGSQQHGHMAVIGYDLYVKMLNDAIKKVKGEVVLEDIDVEIDLSVNAYIPDNYITDELIKIEMYKKIASIESKEDMYEVQEELEDRFSDIPKSVETLLKIAYIKTLCKTLKIEKVRQIKDEILLNPLTRYKTKEKIGYNIVNELEELLENMCNLKLN; this is translated from the coding sequence ATGAATGACATATTTGTATACCCTTTGCAAAATTCAAAAGAATATAAAGATATAATAAATTGCATAAATAATAATAAAGGCTCATTATTAATTAATGGCCTTTTAGCGGTACAAAAACCACATATAGCTTACTCTATGTATAGGGATTTAAATAGACAAACTATTTTTATAACAAATAGTGATTTGGAAGCTAAAAAGGTTTATGATGATTTAAGTTTTTATATGAAGGATAAGGTGGAATATCTTGGATATCAAGATATCTTATTTTATCATTTGGATGCAAAGGATAGAAGCGAAGAGGCTAAAGGATTAAAAGTACTATTAAAGTTAGCTAAAGGAGACAATATAATTTTAGTAACATCAATTGAAGCTGTTATGAGAAAATACATACCTAAAGAGAGGCTTTTAGAAAACATCTATACTTATAAAATAGGGGATGTAATAAACCTAGAAAAGCTAAGTGAAACATTAGTAAATTTAGGTTATGAAAGAGTTTCAAAAATAGAGGGATTCGGTCAATTTAGTATAAGAGGTGGAATAATAGATATATTCTCTTTAGAATATAATAATCCTATTCGTATGGAATTATTTGATGATGAAATAGATTCTATACGAACTTTTGATGTTTTCTCACAAAAATCTATAGAGAAAATAAAACAATTTTCTATAACACCATCAAGAGAATTTATATATCCTGAAAATGTAAAAGATGCTGTAGCTAAAATTAAAAAGGATACAGGAAAGCACACTAATGAGGATGTATCTTTAAATATAGATAATATAAATAGTAAAACGTATTTTCAAGGTATAGAAAACTATATTGACTATCTATATCCAGAGGAAAATAAAAGTATTTTTACTTACCTACAAGAAAACGCTATAGTATTCTTTAATGATATAAGTAGGACAAAAGAAAGATGCGAAAACTATTTAAATGAATTTAAGGAAAATTATAAATTAAATCTTGAAAGAGGTTTAGCTATAAAAAATCAAGGTAAATTATTATATACATATAATGATTTAGATTTCTTATCAGAAGGTAGAAAATTGGTACTAAATACACTTTTACCAAAACCAATAAATGATTTCAATGTGAAATCGATAGTAAATTTTGATTCTAGGGAAGTACCAACATTCAATGCAAAGGTAGATACTTTAGTAGAGGAATTAAACAGATTAAAATATAACGGATACAAAATAGTACTTGCTACTAATACATATGATAGAGCAAAAAAATTACATGCGGACTTATTAGATTTAGGTTTAGAATCAACTATATCTAAAGATAGAGATATTGAAATAAAATCTTCACAAATAGTTATTATACCTGCTCGTATAACTAGTGGTTTTGAGTATAAATCTATAAAGTTTGTAGCAATTACGGATAATGAGATGATAGGAGTTCATAAGAGAACTTCCACATCTAAAACTAAGAAGCATAAAAAAGGAAAGAAAATAGAATCATTCTTAGATTTAAATATAGGTGATTATGTAGTTCATGAAAATAGTGGGGTTGGTAGATATACAGGTATTGAACAAATAAGTGTAAACAACATAAAAAAAGACTATATGAAGTTAGTTTATCAAGGTGGAGATAATCTATATGTACCTATAGATCAGATGGATAAAGTACAAAAATATATAGGTGTAGAAGAAGATAGAGTTAAATTAAACAAACTGGGAACTAATGAATGGACAAAAGCTAAAGCTAAAGTTAAAAAAGAAATAGAAGATATGACTAAGGAACTTATAGAACTTTATGCTAAGCGTGAAAAAGTAAAAGGATATAAGTTCTCTAAAGATACTCCTTGGCAGGGTGAATTTGAATCATTATTCCCACATCAAGAAACAGATGATCAATTAAAGGCCATAGAAGAAACTAAAAAGGATATGGAATCAGACAAGGTAATGGATAGACTTATTTGTGGAGATGTTGGTTACGGTAAAACAGAAGTAGCTATAAGAGCAGTATTTAAAGCTTGTATGGATCAAAAACAAGTAGCTGTATTAGTTCCTACAACGATATTAGCTCAACAACACTATAATACATTTAAAGAAAGATTTGAAAACTACCCAATAAGGGTTGAAGTATTAAGTAGATTTAAAACACCAAAACAGCAAAAGCAAATTATAGAAGATGCTAAAAAAGGTTTAGTTGATGTTTTAATAGGAACTCATAGAATAATCTCTAAAGATATAAATATGCCTAACTTAGGTTTAGTTGTAATAGATGAAGAGCAAAGATTTGGGGTAAAGCATAAAGAATCATTAAAGAAAATTAAATCTACTGTAGATGTTCTTACATTATCTGCAACGCCTATACCAAGAACACTTCATATGTCGCTTAGTGGAATAAGGGACATGAGTGTTATAGAAGAGCCACCACAAGAAAGACATCCAGTAATTACTTATGTTACAGAAGCTAAGGAAAGTATAATTCAAGATGAAATAGAAAGAGAATTAGGTAGGGGTGGTCAAGTATTCTTCGTATATAATAGAGTTGAGCGTATTGAAGAAATGGCAAGCATGATTCAAAGATTAGTACCTGATGCAAAGGTTGCTGTCGCTCATGGTAGAATGACTTCAAAGGACCTTGAAAATATAATTTTAGGATTTTTAAATAAAGAGTTCAATGTATTAGTTTGTACTACAATTATAGAAACTGGTATGGATATATCAAATGCTAATACTATGATAGTTTATGATGCAGATAAAATGGGTCTAGCACAACTATATCAGTTAAGAGGTAGAGTTGGAAGAAGTACTAGACAAGGTTATGCTTATTTAATGTATGAAAAGGATAAAGTACTTAGTGAAATAGCAGAAAAAAGATTAAAAGCTATAAGAGAATTTACTGAGTTTGGATCAGGTTTTAAAATAGCAATGAGAGACCTTGAAATAAGAGGTGCTGGAAATATACTAGGTTCACAACAACATGGTCATATGGCAGTAATAGGATATGATTTATATGTAAAAATGTTAAATGATGCAATAAAGAAAGTCAAAGGTGAAGTTGTTTTAGAAGATATAGATGTAGAAATAGATTTAAGTGTAAATGCTTATATACCAGATAATTATATAACTGATGAGTTAATTAAGATAGAAATGTACAAAAAAATAGCATCTATAGAAAGTAAAGAGGATATGTATGAGGTTCAAGAAGAATTAGAGGATAGATTCTCAGATATACCTAAATCTGTTGAGACGCTGTTAAAAATAGCTTATATTAAAACACTATGTAAAACGCTGAAAATAGAAAAAGTAAGACAAATTAAAGATGAAATATTATTAAATCCTTTAACTAGATATAAGACAAAGGAAAAAATAGGTTATAATATAGTTAATGAGCTGGAAGAATTATTAGAAAATATGTGCAATTTAAAATTAAACTAA
- a CDS encoding peptidylprolyl isomerase gives MKKIIALVLSSVLCISAVGCSSKVNDNDVVATVNGNNITAKQFQATLALYKESLEVMYGSTIWDTEVEDGVKYKDKFKDIMLDQMIDIEAVCEQAKKDGLTPSEKEIDKAFEELKKSIDDDKEYKKKLEDLGIDDTYLKSQQEQDLIIQKYKENFDKNLKISDEEMKTYYDEHKDDYYKDEVKASHILISTVDDNGKELSESKKKEAKKKAEEVLEKAKSGQEFSELAKEYSDDTVSASQGGDLGYFTKGKMVKAFEDAAFNLKPGDISDIVESEYGYHIIKVYDKVDKQLSFEEVKDEIKTILTENKYIESIEEISKKAKVEKNESIIKKVKF, from the coding sequence TTGAAAAAAATAATAGCATTAGTTTTATCATCTGTACTGTGTATATCTGCAGTAGGTTGTAGCAGTAAAGTAAATGATAATGATGTGGTAGCAACAGTAAATGGGAATAATATTACAGCTAAACAATTTCAAGCAACATTAGCTTTATACAAAGAATCTTTAGAGGTAATGTATGGCAGTACTATATGGGATACAGAAGTTGAAGATGGAGTAAAGTATAAAGATAAATTTAAAGATATAATGCTTGATCAAATGATAGATATAGAAGCAGTATGTGAACAGGCTAAAAAAGATGGTTTAACTCCTTCAGAGAAAGAAATAGATAAGGCTTTTGAAGAACTAAAGAAAAGTATAGATGACGATAAAGAGTATAAAAAGAAATTAGAAGATTTAGGTATAGATGATACATATCTTAAATCACAACAAGAACAAGACTTAATAATACAAAAGTATAAAGAAAATTTTGATAAAAATTTAAAAATATCAGATGAAGAAATGAAAACATATTATGATGAACATAAAGATGATTATTACAAAGATGAAGTAAAAGCATCTCATATTCTTATATCTACTGTAGATGATAATGGAAAAGAATTATCAGAATCTAAGAAAAAAGAAGCTAAAAAGAAAGCTGAAGAAGTGCTTGAAAAGGCAAAAAGTGGTCAAGAATTCTCAGAGCTTGCTAAAGAATATTCTGATGATACAGTATCTGCATCTCAAGGTGGAGATTTAGGATACTTTACAAAGGGAAAAATGGTTAAAGCATTTGAAGATGCAGCATTTAACTTAAAGCCAGGAGATATATCTGATATAGTAGAATCAGAATATGGATATCATATAATAAAAGTTTATGATAAAGTAGATAAACAGCTTTCATTTGAAGAAGTTAAGGATGAGATAAAAACTATTTTAACAGAAAATAAATATATAGAAAGTATAGAAGAAATATCAAAAAAAGCTAAAGTAGAAAAAAATGAATCTATAATAAAGAAAGTTAAATTCTAA
- a CDS encoding stage V sporulation T C-terminal domain-containing protein → MRATGIVRRIDDLGRVVIPKEIRKTLRIREGDPLEIFTAKDGEVILKKYSPIGELNEFSQEYTETLGETLGCGVIVTDLDSIIAVSKLPKKDYKEKSISDDLEQLIENRESKSFKDSKLVPLYKDDSMEYTHQIIMPIVSSSGDCIGSIVLVSKESEMLSEAEEKILKIAANFLGKQVQ, encoded by the coding sequence ATGAGAGCAACTGGAATAGTTAGAAGAATAGATGACCTTGGAAGAGTTGTTATTCCTAAAGAAATAAGAAAAACTTTACGTATAAGAGAAGGAGATCCTTTAGAAATATTTACAGCTAAAGATGGCGAGGTAATCTTAAAAAAATATTCACCTATAGGTGAATTAAATGAATTTTCTCAAGAGTATACAGAAACTTTAGGTGAAACATTAGGATGTGGAGTAATAGTTACAGATTTAGATTCAATAATAGCAGTATCTAAGCTTCCTAAAAAAGACTATAAAGAAAAAAGCATAAGTGATGATTTAGAACAACTAATAGAAAATAGAGAATCAAAATCATTCAAAGATAGTAAATTAGTCCCGCTATATAAGGACGATTCTATGGAATATACGCATCAAATAATTATGCCTATAGTAAGTTCATCAGGAGATTGCATAGGATCTATAGTTTTAGTTTCAAAAGAATCTGAGATGTTATCTGAAGCTGAGGAAAAAATACTTAAAATAGCAGCTAATTTCTTAGGAAAGCAAGTTCAATAA
- a CDS encoding putative polysaccharide biosynthesis protein yields the protein MRSVRTKDSFLKGAFILGMAGILVKVMGAFFRIPLGNLIGSKGMAYYQAAYPVYTLFLTLATAGFPTALAKLVSEKNAIGDYKGAHKIFKVSYTVLFMTGILAFLVFFFGADYIVNNIMKNPGAKSAMLAIAPALIFVPLMSSYRGYFQGQRDMNKIAISQIVEQFFRVILGIGLAYFLMEKVGPELGAAGAIMGATIGAVASILYLIVTYFKGSKQRKIDIRNSKHFKDESVMTVLKKLLVVAIPITIGASVMPLVNMIDNVIVIDRLMVGGYTHTQALEMFGQLTGMAMSIVNLPSVITVAMSMSLVPAISEAFALGNKVKARKDTQSAIKVTLLIVLPCAFGMASLATPIMQLLYPKEPTTVGTILLFLTPCVVFLGLIQSMNGILQGMGKPMIPVIALVIGMIFKIVISYTLTAIPSINVLGSAIGTVSAYLIAVLIELACIKKAMGIKFPAKEFVIKPLITVITMFVAVKFSYAFIAGIIGGKLATLVSIVIGGIVYGLVLIGIGGIKKEEILTMPKGNKIYSLLRKLKLMK from the coding sequence ATGAGAAGTGTTAGAACAAAAGACTCATTTTTAAAAGGAGCTTTTATACTTGGAATGGCAGGTATTTTAGTTAAGGTAATGGGGGCATTTTTTAGGATACCGCTAGGAAATCTTATAGGCTCTAAGGGGATGGCATATTATCAAGCTGCATATCCAGTTTATACTCTATTTTTAACTTTAGCTACAGCTGGATTTCCAACTGCACTTGCTAAGTTAGTATCAGAAAAGAATGCAATAGGTGACTATAAAGGAGCGCATAAAATATTCAAAGTATCATATACAGTATTATTTATGACTGGAATATTAGCATTTTTAGTATTCTTCTTTGGAGCAGATTACATAGTAAATAATATAATGAAAAATCCAGGTGCAAAAAGTGCAATGCTAGCAATAGCACCAGCTCTTATATTTGTTCCTCTTATGTCTTCATATAGAGGATATTTCCAAGGGCAAAGAGATATGAATAAGATTGCTATATCTCAAATAGTTGAACAATTCTTCAGGGTTATTTTAGGTATTGGATTAGCATATTTTTTAATGGAAAAGGTAGGACCTGAGTTAGGGGCAGCAGGAGCTATTATGGGAGCTACTATAGGTGCTGTGGCTTCTATACTATATCTAATAGTTACATATTTTAAAGGAAGTAAACAACGTAAAATAGATATAAGAAATAGTAAACACTTTAAAGATGAAAGTGTAATGACTGTGCTTAAAAAGCTTTTAGTTGTGGCAATACCTATAACAATAGGTGCATCTGTAATGCCATTAGTCAATATGATAGATAATGTAATAGTTATAGATAGACTTATGGTTGGAGGATATACACATACACAAGCTTTAGAAATGTTTGGTCAATTAACAGGTATGGCAATGTCTATCGTAAATTTACCATCTGTTATAACAGTTGCAATGAGTATGAGTTTAGTTCCAGCTATATCAGAAGCTTTTGCTTTAGGAAATAAAGTTAAGGCTAGAAAAGATACACAAAGTGCAATAAAAGTAACATTACTTATAGTTTTACCATGTGCATTTGGTATGGCTTCACTTGCAACGCCTATAATGCAATTATTATATCCAAAAGAACCAACAACTGTAGGAACTATACTTTTATTCCTTACGCCTTGTGTAGTATTCTTAGGACTAATACAGTCTATGAATGGTATACTTCAAGGTATGGGGAAACCTATGATACCAGTTATTGCCTTGGTTATAGGTATGATTTTTAAAATTGTTATAAGTTACACATTAACTGCAATTCCATCAATAAATGTATTAGGTTCTGCAATAGGTACAGTATCTGCATATCTTATAGCAGTTTTAATAGAATTAGCTTGTATAAAAAAAGCTATGGGGATAAAGTTCCCTGCTAAAGAATTTGTTATAAAGCCATTAATAACAGTTATAACTATGTTTGTAGCAGTTAAGTTTAGTTATGCATTTATAGCAGGTATAATTGGTGGAAAGTTAGCAACCTTAGTATCTATAGTAATAGGTGGGATAGTATATGGATTAGTTTTAATAGGAATAGGTGGCATAAAAAAAGAGGAAATACTTACTATGCCTAAAGGAAATAAAATATATTCATTACTTAGAAAACTAAAACTTATGAAATAA
- the yabN gene encoding bifunctional methyltransferase/pyrophosphohydrolase YabN codes for MHKISIVGLGPGEYSLISQGALDALHSSCRIYLRTEKHPIVNKLKETIKYTSLDYFYDSEENFEDVYYKISKHIVELAKEGDLVYAVPGHPRVAEKTVGIIESMAKENNIEVETIASMSFVDAMFNYLAVDPADGFKLIDAFEIENSYIDTNTSMIITQIYDQFIASNIKLKLMEYYDYDQEVCIVNGAGVKNLESKKYVPLYELDRSENLFNYLTSLYIPKSSKKMYNTVNDLETIMNTLRGENGCDWDKKQTHESLKKYVIEEAYELCQAIDNDDIDEMIEELGDILLQVIFHCQIGKEEGYFDLKEVVNGICTKLINRHPHVFNNVNIDMAQFEKTWEELKRDEKGETSITSGLKRIPSHLPALIKAEKIQHKAALIGFDWDDIKDVFEKIDEEYKELLDECKQGNIKYIKEELGDLLFSIVNLARFLHIDSEEALNLTNQKFINRFEFMEENASRLHKKLEDLTLDQMEELWQSAKENKL; via the coding sequence ATGCATAAAATAAGTATCGTAGGACTTGGACCAGGAGAATATTCTCTTATAAGTCAAGGTGCCTTAGATGCTCTACACTCAAGTTGTAGAATATATCTAAGAACAGAAAAACACCCAATTGTAAATAAGCTTAAAGAAACTATAAAATACACTTCTCTAGATTATTTTTATGATAGTGAAGAAAATTTCGAAGATGTTTACTATAAAATTTCTAAACATATTGTAGAATTAGCTAAAGAAGGAGATTTGGTTTATGCGGTTCCAGGTCATCCTAGGGTAGCAGAGAAAACAGTAGGAATAATAGAATCTATGGCTAAAGAAAATAATATAGAAGTTGAGACAATAGCTTCTATGAGCTTTGTAGATGCTATGTTTAATTATTTGGCAGTAGATCCGGCGGATGGATTTAAATTAATAGATGCATTTGAAATAGAAAATTCATATATAGATACAAATACTAGTATGATTATAACTCAAATATATGATCAGTTTATAGCATCGAATATAAAATTAAAGCTTATGGAATATTATGATTATGATCAAGAAGTATGTATAGTAAATGGCGCAGGTGTTAAGAATTTAGAAAGTAAGAAATATGTACCTCTGTATGAATTAGATAGAAGTGAAAATTTATTTAATTACTTAACTAGTTTATATATACCAAAAAGTTCTAAAAAGATGTATAATACAGTAAATGATTTAGAAACTATAATGAATACTTTAAGAGGTGAAAACGGATGTGATTGGGATAAAAAACAGACACATGAATCTCTAAAGAAATACGTTATAGAAGAAGCATATGAGCTTTGTCAAGCTATTGATAATGACGATATCGATGAAATGATAGAAGAGCTAGGAGATATCCTTCTACAGGTTATATTCCACTGTCAAATAGGAAAAGAAGAAGGATATTTTGATTTAAAGGAAGTAGTAAATGGAATTTGTACAAAACTTATTAATAGACATCCACATGTTTTCAACAATGTTAATATAGATATGGCTCAATTTGAGAAAACTTGGGAAGAATTAAAAAGAGATGAAAAGGGTGAAACTAGTATAACTTCTGGTTTAAAAAGAATTCCAAGTCATTTACCTGCACTTATAAAAGCTGAAAAAATTCAACATAAGGCAGCACTTATAGGATTTGATTGGGATGATATAAAGGATGTATTTGAAAAAATTGATGAAGAATACAAAGAACTACTTGACGAATGTAAACAAGGAAATATAAAATACATAAAGGAAGAACTAGGAGATTTATTGTTTTCAATAGTAAATTTAGCTAGATTCTTGCATATAGATTCAGAAGAGGCATTAAACCTTACAAATCAAAAATTCATAAATAGATTTGAATTTATGGAAGAAAATGCGTCTAGGCTACATAAAAAATTAGAAGATTTGACGCTTGATCAAATGGAAGAACTTTGGCAAAGTGCTAAGGAAAACAAATTGTAA
- a CDS encoding HU family DNA-binding protein, translating into MNKAELVSKMAEKSELTKKEAEAALNAFMKSVEEALVSGDKVQLVGFGTFETRERAARQGRNPRNPEEVIEIPASKAPVFKAGKGLKDIING; encoded by the coding sequence GTGAATAAAGCAGAATTAGTATCAAAGATGGCAGAAAAAAGTGAATTAACTAAGAAGGAAGCAGAGGCTGCGTTAAATGCATTCATGAAATCTGTTGAAGAAGCATTAGTATCAGGAGATAAAGTTCAATTAGTTGGATTTGGAACATTCGAAACTAGAGAAAGAGCTGCTAGACAAGGAAGAAATCCTAGAAATCCTGAAGAAGTTATAGAAATACCAGCTTCTAAAGCTCCAGTTTTCAAAGCTGGAAAAGGATTAAAAGATATAATAAACGGATAA
- a CDS encoding RNA-binding S4 domain-containing protein, producing the protein MRLDKFLKVSRIIKRRTVAKEACDKGIVTINGKVAKSSSEVNIGDLLEIQFGEKKMKFKINEIREHVLKNDAKEMYEIIE; encoded by the coding sequence ATGAGATTAGATAAATTTTTAAAAGTATCAAGGATAATAAAGAGAAGAACTGTTGCAAAAGAAGCTTGCGATAAGGGGATAGTTACTATAAATGGAAAAGTAGCAAAATCTTCATCAGAGGTTAATATTGGAGATTTATTAGAAATTCAATTTGGTGAAAAGAAAATGAAATTTAAGATAAATGAGATAAGAGAACATGTCTTAAAAAATGATGCAAAAGAAATGTACGAGATAATAGAATAA
- the yabP gene encoding sporulation protein YabP, whose protein sequence is MEHSITLKDRSNLHISGIEHIYSFNDKKVELRTSAGEMVIEGENLDMGKLSLDESVISVEGTINSIVYSKERKPQESFIKRLFK, encoded by the coding sequence ATGGAACATAGTATAACATTAAAAGATAGATCTAATTTGCATATATCAGGCATAGAACATATTTATTCTTTTAATGATAAAAAAGTAGAACTTAGAACATCTGCAGGGGAAATGGTAATAGAAGGCGAAAACTTAGACATGGGTAAATTAAGCTTAGATGAGAGTGTTATAAGTGTAGAAGGGACTATAAATTCTATAGTTTATTCTAAGGAAAGAAAGCCACAAGAAAGTTTTATAAAGAGGTTGTTTAAGTAA
- the yabQ gene encoding spore cortex biosynthesis protein YabQ codes for MIPFTEDLSSFYATIYGGLAIGLLFDINRSLKSNFKILKYFSIVFNIIFWILATIIIFITVNAIESFDLRYYHFVALLIGFLLYYNTISKFVLKMLNKIIGFIVSLIKKTIIYISIISESLYYMIIYMMHFILDAIFFIPNLFLATKKVIKRKHRIKLKVNKKA; via the coding sequence ATGATTCCATTTACAGAAGATTTAAGCTCATTTTATGCCACTATATATGGTGGCTTAGCTATAGGTTTATTGTTTGATATAAATAGAAGTTTGAAATCTAATTTTAAAATATTAAAATACTTTTCAATAGTTTTTAATATAATATTTTGGATACTGGCTACTATAATTATATTTATAACAGTAAATGCTATAGAATCTTTTGATTTAAGATACTATCACTTTGTGGCTTTATTAATTGGTTTTTTATTATATTATAATACAATAAGTAAATTTGTTTTAAAAATGCTTAATAAGATAATTGGTTTTATAGTATCTTTGATAAAGAAAACTATAATTTACATATCTATAATCTCTGAAAGTTTATATTACATGATTATTTACATGATGCACTTTATATTAGACGCTATATTTTTTATACCAAATTTATTTTTAGCTACTAAGAAGGTTATAAAAAGAAAGCATAGAATTAAATTAAAGGTTAATAAAAAAGCATAG
- a CDS encoding FtsB family cell division protein: protein MNIRRKFLAQFILITIFIFFIVYTLIANFIFQVKKLNEYKAEISSLNDQISSTKQEIEDLKKIENGSTSENLETIARNRLNMVKPNEIVYIDIGKEGN from the coding sequence ATGAACATAAGAAGAAAATTTTTGGCTCAATTTATATTAATAACAATTTTTATTTTTTTTATAGTATATACATTAATAGCCAACTTTATATTTCAAGTAAAGAAATTAAATGAGTACAAAGCTGAAATATCATCACTAAATGATCAAATAAGTAGTACTAAACAAGAGATTGAGGATTTAAAAAAAATTGAAAATGGCAGTACAAGTGAAAATTTAGAAACTATAGCAAGAAATCGTCTTAATATGGTTAAACCTAATGAAATAGTATACATTGATATAGGAAAAGAAGGTAATTAA